A window of Procambarus clarkii isolate CNS0578487 chromosome 69, FALCON_Pclarkii_2.0, whole genome shotgun sequence contains these coding sequences:
- the LOC123772172 gene encoding probable RNA-binding protein EIF1AD yields MSATTKKKHVERELCEDFSLPEGHQSIVKVVRPRGNNLHQVTTANGEEFLASMPLKFRKHVWIKRGDYVVTEPIPEGNKVRAEIVRILMKDHIRYIMQNSKWPSEFVEHSEDVKEKIICGRLEGFKMSGSGESDIEGDEGDLLKENTNRQRVYVEESDSEESDSEESDSEESNSEESESKEFDIKHANDEEIHDEDS; encoded by the exons ATGTCTGCTACTACAAAAAAGAAGCATGTAGAACGTGAACTGTGTGAAGATTTCAGCCTTCCAGAAGGACATCAGTCAATTGTGAAAGTGGTGAGACCTCGAGGCAATAACCTACACCAG GTGACAACAGCAAATGGAGAAGAATTTTTGGCTTCTATGCCCCTTAAATTTCGGAAACATGTGTGGATCAAGCGAGGTGACTATGTAGTTACAGAACCAATACCCGAGGGAAATAAAGTGCGTGCAGAAATTGTTAGGATTTTAATGAAAGACCATATTCGGTATATAATGCAAAACAGCAAATGGCCATCTGAATTTGTTGAACATAGTGAAGATGTTAAAGAAAAAATTATCTGTGGTAGACTTGAAGGATTCAAAATGAGTGGGTCTGGTGAAAGTGACatagaaggtgatgaaggtgaccTTTTAAAAGAAAATACAAATAGGCAGAGAGTTTATGTGGAGGAATCAGATAGTGAGGAATCAGATAGTGAGGAATCAGATAGTGAGGAATCAAATAGTGAGGAATCTGAGAGTAAGGAATTTGATATTAAGCATGCCAATGATGAAGAGATCCATGATGAAGACAGTtga